A DNA window from Coffea arabica cultivar ET-39 chromosome 6c, Coffea Arabica ET-39 HiFi, whole genome shotgun sequence contains the following coding sequences:
- the LOC113692095 gene encoding BURP domain protein USPL1-like — MTCKGNNTYQLMDSKALASCVLLLHLLIVLGACDIIPKAKYSGTNAIRLHSMDANNPHRNDKTHHVAHVHEKKSMHDPSLSSSHMMHQIDPRATVFFVLDDLKLGKTLSILFPDGDPSPLSSPYLWPREQADAIPFSLAKLPQILQHFSFPQGSRKAQVMEHALRACETKPMKGEPKACATSYESLVDFARKILGLNTDIEVLSTHRLTKSNAARLQNYTITEAPERISTLKMVGCHTMPYPYIVFYCHYQQGDNRLYRTVLSGENGDRVEGLAICHMDTSQWNHDHVSFQVLGIEPGTAPVCHFFPAEDFVLVPSTSSI, encoded by the exons ATGACTTGCAAGGGAAATAATACCTACCAACTGATGGATTCCAAAGCACTTGCCTCTTGTGTTCTCCTCCTTCATCTGTTGATTGTCCTG GGAGCCTGTGATATCATACCCAAGGCCAAGTATAGTGGTACTAATGCAATCAGGCTCCACAGCATGGATGCTAATAATCCTCATCGAAATGATAAGACACATCATGTTGCTCACGTCCATGAAAAGAAGTCAATGCATGATCCTTCTCTTTCCTCATCCCACATGATGCATCAGATTGATCCAAGAGCAACCGTGTTTTTCGTTTTAGATGATCTCAAGTTAGGCAAAACATTGAGTATCCTTTTCCCTGACGGAGATCCTAGTCCTTTGTCCTCTCCTTATCTCTGGCCTAGAGAACAAGCCGATGCTATCCCCTTTTCATTGGCAAAACTCCCACAGATTCTTCAACACTTTTCATTCCCTCAAGGATCTCGCAAAGCCCAAGTGATGGAACATGCACTCCGAGCATGCGAGACTAAGCCTATGAAGGGAGAACCCAAGGCTTGTGCCACATCCTACGAGTCATTGGTAGATTTTGCACGAAAGATCTTGGGATTGAATACCGACATTGAAGTTTTATCAACGCATCGCCTCACAAAATCTAATGCTGCTAGATTACAGAACTATACAATCACAGAAGCTCCTGAACGAATTTCAACTCTAAAGATGGTTGGCTGTCACACCATGCCATATCCTTACATAGTTTTCTATTGCCACTATCAGCAGGGTGATAATCGTTTATACAGGACTGTTCTATCTGGAGAGAATGGTGATAGGGTTGAAGGCCTTGCAATATGCCACATGGATACCTCCCAATGGAACCATGATCACGTTTCCTTCCAAGTGCTTGGTATCGAACCGGGCACAGCCCCTGTTTGCCATTTCTTCCCAGCAGAGGACTTTGTATTGGTTCCATCTACTTCTTCAATCTAG